A single genomic interval of Calypte anna isolate BGI_N300 chromosome 3, bCalAnn1_v1.p, whole genome shotgun sequence harbors:
- the CDC42EP3 gene encoding cdc42 effector protein 3: MPAKTPIYLKAANNKKGKKFKLRDILSPDMISPPLGDFRHTIHIGKEGQHDVFGDISFLQGNYELLPGNEGETRVSESGVHNEFLRANSTSESMFTETPSPVLKNAISLPAIGGSQALTLPLLSPVTFNSKQDSIRSSRNPRLSCEPVIEEKLQEKSEQIEDEETYKDDIWEQNGSVHFTNGRDSHSSSFSERCTDWQTVDLFDDSQLSCELTKTKSKSEESLSDLTGSLLSLQLDLGPSLLDEVLNVMDKNKS, from the coding sequence ATGCCAGCCAAGACACCCATCTACTTGAAAGcagcaaacaataaaaaagggaagaaattcaAACTAAGGGATATCTTGTCTCCTGATATGATCAGTCCACCACTTGGAGATTTTCGTCACACCATACACATTGGAAAAGAGGGACAACATGATGTTTTTGGAGACATCTCCTTTTTGCAAGGCAATTATGAGCTATTGCCTGGAAATGAAGGAGAAACCAGAGTTAGTGAGTCTGGTGTCCATAATGAATTCTTAAGGGCAAACAGCACTTCTGAATCCATGTTTACGGAAACTCCATCACCAGTGCTGAAAAATGCTATTTCCCTTCCTGCCATTGGGGGTTCTCAAGCCCTTACATTGCCTTTACTGTCACCAGTGACATTTAATTCAAAGCAAGATTCTATCAGGTCATCAAGAAATCCTAGGCTAAGCTGTGAACCagtaatagaagaaaaattgcaGGAGAAAAGTGAACAGATCGAGGATGAAGAAACATACAAAGATGACATATGGGAGCAAAATGGTTCTGTGCATTTTACTAATGGTAGAGACAGTCACTCATCCAGCTTTTCTGAACGATGCACTGATTGGCAAACAGTTGATTTATTTGATGACAGCCAACTTTCATGTGAACTAACCAAGACAAAGAGTAAGTCAGAAGAATCCCTTTCAGATCTTACAGGCTCTCTTCTCTCGTTGCAACTTGACTTGGGACCATCACTTTTGGATGAGGTCCTCAATGTAATGGACAAGAATAAATCTTAG